One genomic segment of Streptomyces sp. TLI_146 includes these proteins:
- the mce gene encoding methylmalonyl-CoA epimerase, which produces MLTRIDHIGIACFDLDKTVEFYRATYGFEVFHSEVNEEQGVREAMLKINGTSDGGASYLQLLEPTREDSAVGKWLAKNGEGVHHIAFGTADVDGDAEAIRGKGVRVLYDEPRIGSMGSRITFLHPKDCHGVLTELVTSAAEH; this is translated from the coding sequence ATGCTGACGCGCATCGACCACATCGGGATCGCCTGTTTCGACCTCGACAAGACCGTCGAGTTCTATCGTGCTACGTACGGATTCGAGGTGTTCCACTCCGAGGTCAACGAGGAGCAGGGCGTACGCGAGGCCATGCTCAAGATCAACGGTACGTCGGACGGCGGCGCCTCCTACCTCCAGCTCCTGGAGCCCACCCGGGAGGACTCCGCGGTCGGGAAGTGGCTGGCCAAGAACGGCGAGGGCGTGCACCACATCGCCTTCGGCACCGCCGACGTCGATGGGGACGCCGAGGCCATCCGCGGCAAGGGCGTCCGGGTCCTCTACGACGAGCCCCGGATCGGCTCCATGGGCTCCCGGATCACCTTCCTGCACCCCAAGGACTGCCACGGCGTACTGACCGAACTGGTCACCTCGGCGGCGGAGCACTGA
- the scy gene encoding polarized growth protein Scy translates to MRGYERQDSHRPDDHLSRFEAEMDRLKTEREKAVQHAEDLGYQVEVLRAKLHEARRNLATRPAYDAADIGYQAEQLLRNAQMQAEQLRTDAERELRDARAQTQRILQEHAEHQARLQAELHAEAVNRRQRLDQELAERRATVESHVNENVAWAEQLRARTESQARRLLEESRAESEAALAAARAEAARVAEETRQRLGSEAESARAEAEAILLRARKDAERLLNAASTQAQEATSHAEQLRSSTTAESDQARQQAAELSRAAEQRMQEAESALREARAEAEKVLAEAKDSAAKQLAGAESANEQRTRTAKTEIARLVAEATKESEALKAEAEQVLADARAKAEATVSEAAEKARTSAAEDTAAQLAKAARAAEEVLSKASADAQETTRKASEEAERIRREAEAEADRLRSQAEERADQLKGAAKDDTKEYRAKTVELQEEARRLRGEAEQLRAEAVAEGERIRGEARREGVQQIEEAARTAEELLTKAKADAEELRTSAGAESERVRGEAMERATTLRKQAEETLERTRAEAERMRAEAEEQAEAVRTAAEQAAATLREETERSVAARQADAADELTRLHTEAEQRHASAEQALTEARGESERIRREAAEETDRLRTEAAERVRTLQAQAEQEAERLRTEAAADASTARAEAEGAAVRLRSEAAAEAERLKTEAQETADRMRAEAAAAAERVGAEAAEALAAAQEEAARRRREAGETLDSARAEADSERAQAREQSEELLASARKRVEEAQAEAQRLGEEADRRATELVAAAEQTAQQVRDSVAGLREEAEQEIAGLRSTAEHVAERTKTEAQEEADRLRADAHAERERAAEDAQRVRARAQEESEAAKELAERTVADAIAEAEKARSDASEYAQRMRTEASDALASSEQDAARTRADAREDANRIRNDAASQADRLVTEATAEAERLAAESTATAERLVAEAQQLRDEGQSEHDRLLAEATAHAERTTSEADTYAELVTTEARADASSVLSAAAAEAEQTVADAREQGERILTEARAESERLLDEARQAADKRRADAAEQADKLVAEASGEAERVLTEANAEAERLRAEAAETVGSAQQAAERIRAEAEKSRARTEEAAEKIRTEAREEADRLLDEARTAADKRRADAAEQADQLMAKAQEEALLAATLAEEQADTMVGAARKEAERIVAEATVEGNSLVEKSRTDADELLAGARADATAIRERTEEVRARTESEIEELHERARRESAEQMKTAGERVDKLVTAATEQTAQAEAKAKELLSDANSEASKVRIAAVKKAEALLKEAETKKAELIREATKLRDEAAAEARRTVEEGKRELDMLVRRRADINAEISRVQDVLEALESFEAPSSGGKEAAKAGAAAGGTRSSGKSSEA, encoded by the coding sequence GTGCGGGGCTACGAACGCCAGGACAGCCACCGGCCTGACGACCACCTCTCGCGGTTCGAGGCCGAGATGGACCGGCTGAAGACCGAGCGGGAGAAGGCCGTTCAGCACGCCGAGGACCTCGGCTACCAGGTCGAGGTGCTGCGCGCCAAGCTGCACGAGGCGCGCCGCAACCTCGCGACGCGTCCTGCCTACGACGCCGCGGACATCGGCTACCAGGCCGAACAGCTGCTGCGCAACGCGCAGATGCAGGCCGAGCAGTTGCGCACGGACGCCGAACGCGAGCTGCGCGACGCCCGTGCCCAGACCCAGCGCATCCTCCAGGAGCACGCCGAGCACCAGGCCCGGCTCCAGGCCGAGCTGCACGCGGAGGCGGTCAACCGCCGCCAGCGGCTCGACCAGGAGCTGGCCGAGCGGCGCGCCACCGTCGAGTCGCACGTCAACGAGAACGTGGCGTGGGCCGAGCAGCTGCGGGCGCGGACCGAGTCGCAGGCCCGGCGTCTGCTGGAGGAGTCGCGCGCCGAGAGCGAGGCGGCGCTGGCCGCCGCCCGCGCGGAGGCCGCCCGGGTCGCCGAGGAGACCCGCCAACGGCTGGGCTCCGAGGCCGAGTCGGCCCGTGCGGAAGCCGAAGCGATCCTGCTGCGCGCCCGCAAGGACGCCGAGCGGCTGCTGAACGCCGCCTCCACCCAGGCCCAGGAGGCCACCTCCCACGCCGAGCAGCTGCGCTCGTCCACCACCGCCGAGTCCGACCAGGCGCGCCAGCAGGCGGCCGAGCTGAGCCGGGCCGCCGAGCAGCGGATGCAGGAGGCCGAGTCGGCGCTGCGCGAGGCGCGGGCCGAGGCCGAGAAGGTGCTGGCGGAGGCGAAGGACTCGGCGGCCAAGCAGCTCGCGGGCGCCGAGTCGGCCAACGAGCAGCGCACCCGTACCGCCAAGACGGAGATCGCCCGGCTCGTCGCCGAGGCGACCAAGGAGTCCGAGGCGCTGAAGGCGGAGGCCGAGCAGGTGCTCGCCGACGCGCGCGCCAAGGCCGAGGCGACGGTCTCCGAGGCCGCCGAGAAGGCCCGTACCAGCGCGGCCGAGGACACCGCCGCCCAGCTCGCCAAGGCCGCCCGGGCCGCCGAGGAGGTGCTCAGCAAGGCGTCCGCGGACGCCCAGGAGACCACCCGCAAGGCGTCCGAGGAGGCCGAGCGGATCCGCCGCGAGGCCGAGGCCGAGGCGGACCGGCTGCGCTCGCAGGCCGAGGAGCGGGCCGACCAGCTCAAGGGCGCAGCCAAGGACGACACCAAGGAGTACCGGGCCAAGACGGTCGAGCTGCAGGAGGAGGCGCGCAGGCTGCGCGGCGAGGCCGAGCAGCTGCGGGCCGAGGCGGTCGCCGAGGGCGAGCGCATCCGCGGCGAGGCCCGCCGCGAGGGCGTCCAGCAGATCGAGGAGGCGGCCAGGACCGCCGAGGAGCTGCTGACCAAGGCGAAGGCCGACGCGGAGGAGCTGCGCACCTCGGCCGGGGCCGAGTCGGAGCGGGTCCGCGGCGAGGCCATGGAGCGCGCCACGACGCTGCGCAAGCAGGCCGAGGAGACCCTGGAGCGCACCCGGGCCGAGGCCGAGCGGATGCGCGCCGAGGCCGAGGAGCAGGCCGAGGCCGTCCGGACGGCCGCCGAGCAGGCCGCCGCCACACTGCGCGAGGAGACCGAGCGGTCCGTCGCCGCCCGCCAGGCCGACGCCGCCGACGAGTTGACGCGGCTGCACACCGAGGCCGAGCAGCGGCACGCCTCCGCCGAGCAGGCGCTGACCGAGGCGCGCGGCGAGAGCGAGCGGATCCGGCGCGAGGCCGCCGAGGAGACCGACCGGCTTCGTACGGAGGCCGCCGAGCGCGTCCGTACGCTCCAGGCGCAGGCCGAGCAGGAGGCCGAGCGGCTGCGCACCGAGGCCGCCGCCGACGCCTCGACCGCCCGTGCCGAGGCGGAGGGCGCAGCCGTACGGCTGCGGTCCGAGGCGGCCGCGGAGGCCGAGCGGCTCAAGACCGAGGCGCAGGAGACCGCCGACCGGATGCGCGCGGAGGCCGCGGCCGCCGCCGAGCGGGTCGGGGCCGAGGCCGCCGAGGCACTGGCCGCCGCCCAGGAGGAGGCCGCGCGTCGGCGCCGCGAGGCCGGGGAGACGCTGGACTCGGCGCGTGCCGAGGCCGATTCGGAGCGGGCGCAGGCCCGCGAGCAGAGCGAGGAGCTGCTCGCCTCCGCCCGCAAGCGGGTGGAGGAGGCGCAGGCCGAGGCGCAGCGGCTCGGCGAGGAGGCCGACCGGCGCGCCACCGAGCTCGTCGCGGCCGCCGAGCAGACCGCCCAGCAGGTGCGGGACTCGGTGGCGGGGCTGCGCGAGGAGGCCGAGCAGGAGATCGCCGGGCTGCGCTCGACGGCCGAGCACGTGGCCGAGCGTACGAAGACGGAGGCGCAGGAGGAGGCGGACCGCCTCCGCGCCGACGCGCACGCCGAGCGCGAGCGCGCCGCCGAGGACGCCCAGCGCGTCCGCGCCCGGGCGCAGGAGGAGTCGGAGGCCGCCAAGGAGCTGGCCGAGCGGACCGTCGCGGACGCCATCGCCGAGGCGGAGAAGGCGCGTTCGGACGCGTCGGAGTACGCGCAGCGGATGCGCACCGAGGCCTCCGACGCGCTGGCCTCGTCCGAGCAGGACGCCGCGCGCACCCGGGCGGACGCCCGCGAGGACGCCAACCGCATCCGCAACGACGCCGCGAGCCAGGCCGACCGGCTGGTCACCGAGGCGACCGCGGAGGCCGAGCGGCTCGCCGCCGAGTCGACGGCCACGGCCGAGCGGCTGGTGGCGGAGGCCCAGCAGCTGCGCGACGAGGGCCAGTCGGAGCACGACCGCCTCCTCGCGGAGGCCACCGCGCACGCCGAGCGCACCACGTCCGAGGCCGACACGTACGCGGAGCTCGTCACCACCGAGGCGCGCGCGGACGCGAGTTCGGTGCTGAGCGCCGCGGCCGCCGAGGCCGAGCAGACGGTCGCCGACGCCCGCGAGCAGGGCGAGCGGATCCTCACCGAGGCGCGTGCGGAGTCCGAGCGGCTGCTCGACGAGGCCCGCCAGGCCGCCGACAAGCGCCGGGCGGACGCCGCCGAGCAGGCCGACAAGCTCGTCGCGGAGGCGAGCGGCGAGGCCGAGCGGGTGCTCACCGAGGCGAACGCGGAGGCGGAGCGGCTGCGCGCCGAGGCCGCCGAGACCGTGGGCTCCGCCCAGCAGGCCGCCGAGCGGATCCGCGCGGAGGCCGAGAAGAGCCGCGCCCGGACCGAGGAGGCCGCGGAGAAGATCCGTACCGAGGCGCGCGAGGAGGCCGACCGGCTGCTCGACGAGGCGCGTACGGCCGCCGACAAGCGCCGTGCGGACGCGGCCGAGCAGGCGGACCAGCTCATGGCCAAGGCCCAGGAGGAGGCGCTGCTCGCGGCCACGCTGGCCGAGGAGCAGGCCGACACGATGGTCGGCGCGGCCCGCAAGGAGGCCGAGCGGATCGTCGCCGAGGCGACCGTGGAGGGCAACTCCCTGGTGGAGAAGTCCCGTACGGACGCGGACGAGCTGCTGGCCGGGGCGCGGGCGGACGCGACGGCCATAAGGGAGCGCACCGAAGAGGTGCGCGCGCGGACCGAGTCGGAGATCGAGGAGCTGCACGAGCGGGCCCGGCGGGAGAGCGCCGAGCAGATGAAGACGGCGGGCGAGCGCGTCGACAAGCTCGTCACGGCCGCCACCGAGCAGACGGCCCAGGCCGAGGCGAAGGCCAAGGAGCTGCTTTCGGACGCCAACTCCGAGGCGAGCAAGGTGCGCATCGCGGCCGTGAAGAAGGCCGAAGCGCTGCTCAAGGAGGCGGAGACCAAGAAGGCCGAGCTGATCCGCGAGGCGACGAAGCTGCGCGACGAGGCGGCGGCGGAGGCCCGGCGCACGGTCGAGGAGGGCAAGCGCGAGCTGGACATGCTGGTCCGGCGCCGGGCGGACATCAATGCCGAGATCTCCCGTGTCCAGGACGTACTTGAGGCGTTGGAGTCTTTCGAGGCCCCGTCCTCCGGCGGCAAGGAGGCGGCCAAGGCGGGTGCGGCCGCCGGGGGTACCCGTTCGAGTGGCAAGTCCTCGGAGGCCTAG
- a CDS encoding ABC transporter permease subunit, with the protein MASVPAVLKSEWTKIRTVSSTSWTLISALVVTVAVSAALCALMKSQFDDLKPAERLTFDPTFVSFSGMVLGQLAMVVFGVLVVGTEYSSGMIRTSLAAVPQRATFLFSKLLVATALALVVGMATSFLSFFLGQALLGPHRTTIGEPNVLRAVFGAGLYMALIALFSMGVATMLRSSMLSLGILMPFFFLISQILSAVPGAKKVARYFPDQAGSKIMQVVPNAMNSEPPPYGPWAGLGIMALWVIAALVGGYLVLKKRDA; encoded by the coding sequence ATGGCATCGGTACCCGCGGTCCTCAAGTCCGAGTGGACCAAGATCCGTACGGTCTCCTCCACCTCCTGGACGCTCATCAGCGCGCTCGTCGTCACGGTCGCGGTGAGCGCGGCCCTGTGCGCGCTGATGAAGTCGCAGTTCGACGACCTCAAGCCGGCCGAGCGGCTGACCTTCGACCCGACCTTCGTCAGCTTCTCCGGGATGGTGCTCGGGCAGCTGGCGATGGTGGTGTTCGGCGTCCTGGTGGTCGGCACCGAGTACAGCTCGGGCATGATCCGCACCTCGCTCGCCGCCGTGCCGCAGCGGGCCACCTTCCTCTTCTCCAAGCTCCTGGTCGCCACCGCGCTCGCGCTGGTCGTGGGCATGGCGACCAGCTTCCTCTCGTTCTTCCTCGGCCAGGCGCTGCTCGGCCCGCACCGCACCACCATCGGCGAGCCCAACGTGCTGCGGGCGGTCTTCGGGGCGGGCCTCTACATGGCGCTGATCGCGCTCTTCTCGATGGGCGTGGCCACGATGCTGCGCAGTTCGATGCTCTCGCTCGGCATCCTGATGCCGTTCTTCTTCCTGATCTCACAGATCCTGTCGGCGGTGCCGGGCGCCAAGAAGGTGGCCCGCTACTTCCCCGACCAGGCGGGCTCCAAGATCATGCAGGTGGTCCCGAACGCGATGAACAGCGAGCCGCCGCCGTACGGCCCGTGGGCCGGGCTGGGGATCATGGCGCTGTGGGTGATCGCCGCGCTCGTGGGCGGCTACCTGGTCCTGAAGAAGCGCGATGCCTAG
- a CDS encoding LLM class flavin-dependent oxidoreductase → MRVGTFVLAAQFPGQGQGEALHRAVRSAEVAEEAGLDSVWLAEHHFVPYGVCPSAVTLAALLLGRTRRIRVGTAVSVLPSAHPVALGEQAALLHLTSGGRFSLGVGRGGPWVDLEVFGAGLRAYEEGFPESLDLLLRWLSEPRVSSAGERFTFREVPVVPRPDELLSEGPASPEVIVACTSPKSVRLAAERGLPMLLGMHCGDDEKAEMVALWRSHALASGVAPEAVAAAPHVSAGVAQIEDHRARAAETLLKAMPGWLKQGLDAHVTVDGRHRAMRDPVLYTELLCGLHPVGTPRQAADRIAATSEKTGITRFAFLVEGSGDLAATEENVRRLGAEVLPLLG, encoded by the coding sequence ATGCGTGTCGGAACTTTTGTACTGGCAGCCCAATTCCCGGGCCAGGGCCAGGGGGAAGCACTGCACCGGGCGGTGCGGTCCGCCGAGGTGGCCGAGGAAGCGGGCCTGGACTCGGTGTGGCTCGCCGAACACCACTTCGTTCCGTACGGGGTGTGCCCGTCGGCCGTGACGCTGGCCGCCCTGCTCCTGGGGCGTACGAGAAGGATCCGCGTGGGGACGGCGGTCAGCGTGCTGCCCAGCGCGCACCCGGTGGCGCTGGGCGAGCAGGCGGCGCTGCTGCACCTGACGTCCGGCGGGCGGTTCTCGCTGGGCGTGGGCCGCGGCGGCCCCTGGGTCGACCTGGAGGTCTTCGGAGCGGGCCTGCGGGCGTACGAGGAGGGCTTCCCGGAGTCCCTGGACCTGCTGCTGCGCTGGCTGTCCGAACCCCGGGTGTCGAGCGCGGGAGAACGTTTCACCTTCCGGGAGGTCCCGGTGGTGCCGAGGCCCGACGAGCTGCTGTCGGAAGGTCCGGCGAGCCCCGAGGTCATCGTGGCGTGCACCTCGCCGAAGAGCGTGCGGCTGGCCGCCGAGCGGGGGCTGCCGATGCTGCTCGGGATGCACTGCGGCGACGACGAGAAGGCGGAGATGGTCGCGCTGTGGCGCTCGCACGCGCTGGCGTCCGGCGTGGCACCGGAGGCGGTCGCGGCCGCGCCGCATGTGTCGGCCGGGGTGGCGCAGATCGAGGACCACCGCGCCCGGGCCGCCGAGACACTGCTCAAGGCGATGCCGGGCTGGCTCAAACAGGGCCTCGACGCGCATGTGACGGTCGACGGCCGCCACCGCGCGATGCGCGACCCGGTGCTGTACACGGAACTGCTGTGCGGCCTCCACCCGGTGGGCACCCCGCGCCAGGCGGCCGACCGCATCGCGGCGACCTCGGAGAAGACGGGCATCACGCGCTTCGCCTTCCTGGTGGAGGGATCGGGGGACCTGGCCGCGACGGAGGAGAACGTACGAAGGCTGGGCGCGGAAGTGCTGCCGCTGCTGGGGTGA
- a CDS encoding cellulose-binding protein: MSDTSSPFGFELVRRGYDRGQVDDRITKLVADRDSALARITSLEKRIEELHLETQNAQAQVNDAEPSYAGLGARVEKILRLAEEEAKDLREEARRAAEQHRELAESAAQQVRNDAESFAAERKAKAEDEGVRIVEKAKGDASTLRSEAQKDAQSKREEADALFEETRAKAAQAAADFETNLAKRREQSERDLASRQAKAEKRLAEIEHRAEQLRLEAEKLRTDAERRARQTVETAQRQAEDIVADANAKADRIRSESERELAALTNRRDSINAQLTNVREMLATLTGAAVAAAGSPVDDEPVSRGVPAQQSR; this comes from the coding sequence ATGAGCGACACTTCCTCCCCCTTCGGCTTCGAGCTCGTGCGGCGTGGTTACGACCGCGGTCAGGTGGACGACCGCATTACCAAGCTCGTCGCCGACCGTGACAGCGCTCTGGCACGGATCACTTCTCTGGAAAAGCGCATCGAGGAACTGCACCTCGAAACGCAGAACGCCCAGGCCCAGGTGAACGACGCGGAGCCGTCGTACGCGGGTCTCGGTGCCCGGGTCGAGAAGATCCTCCGTCTCGCCGAGGAAGAGGCGAAGGACCTGCGCGAGGAGGCCCGCCGCGCTGCCGAACAGCACCGCGAGCTGGCCGAGTCGGCGGCCCAGCAGGTGCGCAACGACGCAGAATCGTTCGCTGCCGAGCGCAAGGCCAAGGCGGAGGACGAGGGCGTCCGGATCGTCGAGAAGGCGAAGGGTGACGCCTCCACGCTGCGCTCCGAGGCGCAGAAGGACGCGCAGTCCAAGCGCGAGGAGGCGGACGCCCTCTTCGAGGAGACCCGCGCCAAGGCCGCGCAGGCGGCGGCCGACTTCGAGACGAACCTCGCCAAGCGCCGCGAGCAGTCGGAGCGCGACCTGGCCTCGCGTCAGGCCAAGGCGGAGAAGCGTCTCGCCGAGATCGAGCACCGCGCCGAGCAGCTGCGCCTGGAGGCCGAGAAGCTGCGTACGGACGCGGAGCGCCGGGCCCGTCAGACGGTCGAGACGGCCCAGCGCCAGGCCGAGGACATCGTGGCGGACGCCAACGCCAAGGCCGACCGCATCCGTTCGGAATCCGAGCGCGAGCTGGCGGCGCTCACCAACCGCCGCGACTCGATCAACGCGCAGCTGACCAACGTCCGCGAGATGCTGGCGACCCTGACGGGTGCGGCGGTCGCGGCGGCCGGCTCCCCGGTCGACGACGAGCCCGTCTCGCGCGGCGTTCCGGCGCAGCAGTCCCGCTAG
- a CDS encoding ABC transporter ATP-binding protein, with product MIEAVGLTKRYGAKTAVYNLSFQVRPGAVTGFLGPNGSGKSTTMRMILGLDQPTSGHVTIGGHPFRTLPNAPRQVGALLDAKAVHGGRSARNHLLSLAQLSGIPARRVDEVLGVVGLQEVAGKRSKGFSLGMGQRLGIAAALLGDPQVLLFDEPVNGLDPEGILWVRNLMKQLAAEGRTVFVSSHLMSEMALTADHLIVIGRGQLLADMSVKDFISHNSADFARVRTPEPAGREKLTAALTEAGGQVMPEPDGALRVTGLALPRISDLAHGADVRLWELSPHQASLEEAYMRMTQGAVDYRSTADQKSGLMQPMPPGYQPPPVIPEVPTQGWYAPPPPGANPYAAPQAPGQAPAAPPVPQAPAPAPAPQPAPDAPPAAQPAAAPAPALTKPEDAR from the coding sequence ATGATCGAGGCAGTCGGCCTGACGAAGCGCTACGGCGCCAAGACAGCCGTGTACAACCTTTCCTTCCAGGTGAGGCCCGGCGCCGTCACCGGCTTCCTGGGGCCCAACGGCTCCGGCAAGTCGACGACCATGCGCATGATCCTCGGCCTGGACCAGCCCACTTCCGGCCATGTCACCATCGGCGGCCACCCCTTCCGTACGCTCCCCAACGCGCCCCGCCAGGTCGGCGCGCTGCTCGACGCCAAGGCCGTGCACGGCGGCCGCAGCGCCCGCAACCACCTGCTCTCGCTCGCCCAGCTCTCCGGCATCCCGGCCCGCCGGGTCGACGAGGTGCTCGGGGTCGTCGGCCTCCAGGAGGTCGCGGGCAAGCGCTCCAAGGGGTTCTCGCTCGGCATGGGCCAGCGGCTCGGCATCGCCGCGGCCCTCCTCGGCGACCCGCAGGTGCTGCTCTTCGACGAGCCGGTCAACGGCCTCGACCCCGAGGGCATCCTGTGGGTGCGCAACCTCATGAAGCAGCTCGCCGCCGAGGGCCGGACCGTCTTCGTCTCCTCGCACCTGATGAGCGAGATGGCGCTGACCGCCGACCACCTCATCGTGATCGGCCGCGGCCAGCTGCTCGCCGACATGAGCGTCAAGGACTTCATCTCGCACAACTCCGCCGACTTCGCGCGGGTGCGCACCCCCGAGCCGGCCGGCCGGGAGAAGCTGACGGCCGCGCTGACCGAGGCCGGCGGCCAGGTCATGCCGGAGCCGGACGGCGCCCTGCGGGTGACCGGCCTCGCGCTGCCGCGCATCAGCGACCTCGCGCACGGCGCGGACGTCCGCCTGTGGGAGCTGTCGCCGCACCAGGCCTCGCTGGAAGAGGCGTACATGCGGATGACGCAGGGCGCGGTGGACTACCGCTCCACGGCCGACCAGAAGTCCGGCCTGATGCAGCCGATGCCGCCCGGGTACCAGCCGCCGCCGGTGATCCCCGAGGTGCCGACGCAGGGCTGGTACGCCCCGCCGCCGCCCGGAGCGAACCCGTACGCGGCCCCGCAGGCCCCCGGACAGGCCCCGGCGGCCCCGCCCGTGCCGCAGGCCCCTGCCCCTGCCCCGGCCCCGCAGCCCGCCCCCGACGCTCCCCCGGCCGCCCAGCCCGCGGCCGCGCCCGCCCCCGCCCTGACCAAGCCCGAGGACGCCCGATGA
- a CDS encoding ABC transporter permease, producing MTTPYQQQAPGAPLGTYTSPIPVRPASLGDALASEWTKIRSVRSTMWTLGVLILLVLGIGLLAAVAVNASDAHMGDTPLLSLGFYGVLLGSICVITLGVLTIASEYGTGMIRTTLTACPSRARILAAKSVVFFLLSFVIVTLCTGLVAMLQMGMVSSAEQPTGSQLFKATVGVSLYVSTLGLLSLAVGALIRHSAGAITVMIGVVLLPLVLALFMFAPSLEGVRQALFEYSIPSQLAVFYDSSVSDSGPTGWTPLLILGAVTAAALGGAFAALNSRDV from the coding sequence ATGACCACCCCCTACCAGCAGCAGGCACCGGGTGCGCCCCTCGGGACGTACACCTCGCCGATCCCGGTGCGGCCCGCCAGCCTCGGCGACGCGCTCGCCTCCGAGTGGACCAAGATCCGCTCGGTGCGCTCCACGATGTGGACGCTGGGCGTGCTCATCCTGCTCGTGCTCGGCATCGGGCTGCTCGCGGCGGTCGCGGTCAACGCCTCCGACGCGCACATGGGCGACACCCCGCTGCTCAGCCTCGGCTTCTACGGCGTGCTGCTCGGCTCGATCTGCGTGATCACGCTCGGCGTGCTGACCATCGCCTCCGAGTACGGCACGGGGATGATCCGCACGACGCTGACCGCGTGCCCCAGCCGGGCCCGGATCCTCGCGGCCAAGTCGGTCGTCTTCTTCCTGCTGTCCTTCGTCATCGTGACGCTCTGCACCGGCCTGGTGGCGATGCTGCAGATGGGGATGGTGAGCTCCGCCGAGCAGCCGACCGGCTCGCAGCTCTTCAAGGCGACGGTCGGCGTCAGCCTCTACGTCTCCACGCTCGGCCTGCTCTCGCTGGCGGTCGGCGCGCTGATCCGGCACTCGGCCGGCGCGATCACGGTCATGATCGGCGTGGTGCTGCTGCCGCTGGTGCTCGCGCTGTTCATGTTCGCGCCGTCGCTCGAGGGGGTGCGCCAGGCGCTGTTCGAGTACTCGATCCCCAGCCAACTGGCCGTGTTCTACGACTCGTCGGTGAGCGACTCGGGCCCGACCGGCTGGACGCCGCTGCTGATCCTGGGCGCCGTCACGGCCGCCGCGCTCGGCGGCGCGTTCGCCGCGCTGAACAGCCGGGACGTCTGA
- a CDS encoding ABC transporter ATP-binding protein, whose product MIELAGLTKRFGSKTAVDDLSFQVRPGVVTGFLGPNGAGKSTTMRMMLDLDNPTSGTVRIDGRHYRDLDEPLKYIGALLDAKSMHGGRSAYNNLLCLAQSNRIPERRVAEVLDTVGLTAVAKKKSKGFSLGMGQRLGIASALLGDPEILMFDEPVNGLDPEGIHWIRNLMKALAAEGRTIFVSSHLMSEMALTADHLIVIGQGRLLADTSMADFIRQNSRSFVRLRSPQWEHLLDVLARNGITVTQTADGALEVENGRIERLGELAAQHQIVLHELSGQQASLEEAFMQMTAGSVEYHAHSDTAHGPPPATTPNWGESYRTKVQGSTGNLTAERSAPDGEGV is encoded by the coding sequence ATGATCGAGCTAGCCGGTCTCACCAAGCGCTTCGGTTCCAAGACCGCGGTGGACGACCTGTCGTTCCAGGTCAGACCGGGTGTGGTGACCGGCTTCCTGGGGCCCAACGGCGCCGGCAAGTCCACCACCATGCGGATGATGCTCGATCTCGACAACCCGACCAGCGGCACCGTGCGCATCGACGGCCGGCACTACCGGGACCTCGACGAGCCGCTGAAGTACATCGGCGCGCTCCTGGACGCCAAGTCGATGCACGGCGGCCGCAGCGCGTACAACAACCTGCTGTGCCTCGCCCAGTCGAACCGGATCCCGGAGCGCCGGGTCGCCGAGGTGCTGGACACGGTCGGCCTGACGGCCGTGGCGAAGAAGAAGTCGAAGGGGTTCTCGCTCGGCATGGGCCAGCGGCTCGGAATCGCCTCCGCGCTGCTCGGCGACCCCGAGATCCTGATGTTCGACGAACCCGTCAATGGTCTGGACCCCGAGGGAATTCACTGGATCCGCAATCTCATGAAAGCCCTCGCGGCGGAGGGCAGAACGATCTTCGTCTCGTCTCACCTGATGAGCGAAATGGCGCTGACGGCGGATCATTTGATCGTCATCGGCCAGGGCCGACTGCTCGCCGATACATCGATGGCGGATTTCATTCGGCAGAATTCGCGGAGTTTCGTACGGCTGCGCTCACCGCAATGGGAACACCTGCTCGATGTGCTGGCGCGGAACGGGATCACCGTGACCCAGACCGCCGACGGCGCCCTGGAGGTCGAGAACGGCAGGATCGAGCGGCTGGGCGAACTGGCCGCCCAGCACCAGATCGTGCTGCACGAGCTCTCCGGCCAGCAGGCCTCGCTGGAGGAGGCGTTCATGCAGATGACGGCGGGGTCGGTGGAGTACCACGCGCACTCGGACACCGCCCACGGGCCGCCCCCGGCGACCACGCCGAACTGGGGCGAGAGCTACCGGACGAAGGTCCAGGGCTCCACCGGGAACCTCACGGCCGAGCGCTCGGCACCCGACGGCGAGGGGGTCTGA
- a CDS encoding ATP/GTP-binding protein, with the protein MSPRRNRPKPKGGDQPTEPTGGAGERFGLQRSETYQGEEWSVRHVSGASAQGKRYRCPGCDQEIPSGVPHVVAWPEYGGVDDRRHWHKACWNAKDRRTSRVQRSRNAPRY; encoded by the coding sequence GTGTCCCCGCGCCGCAACCGCCCCAAGCCCAAGGGCGGCGACCAACCGACCGAACCCACCGGCGGGGCGGGGGAGCGCTTCGGCCTCCAGCGCTCCGAGACGTACCAGGGCGAGGAGTGGTCCGTCCGGCACGTCAGCGGTGCGAGCGCGCAGGGCAAGCGCTACCGCTGCCCGGGGTGCGACCAGGAGATCCCCTCCGGCGTTCCGCACGTGGTGGCCTGGCCGGAGTACGGCGGCGTGGACGACCGCAGGCACTGGCACAAGGCCTGCTGGAACGCGAAGGACCGCCGCACCAGCAGGGTGCAGCGGTCCAGGAACGCGCCCAGATACTAG